In Candidatus Binataceae bacterium, the following proteins share a genomic window:
- the nth gene encoding endonuclease III, with translation MAQAAVKTANAAPVTGATVGRLLRRLRRAAPGWNAPVLTLMAAEKRDPFLTLIGCILSLRTKDETTAVAAPRLFARADTPAAMLQLTPEEIARLIYPVGFYRTKARVVLGICRDLMDRFGGQVPDRIDDLLTLKGVGRKTANLVVTEAFGCAGICVDTHVHRISNRWGLVKTRTPDHTEAALREVLPRRYWLEYNSLLVAFGQTLCQPVSPWCSRCPVAQWCPRTGVVKSR, from the coding sequence ATGGCGCAAGCAGCGGTCAAGACGGCGAATGCAGCGCCGGTTACGGGCGCGACGGTCGGGCGGCTCCTGAGGCGCTTGCGGCGGGCCGCGCCCGGCTGGAACGCGCCGGTGCTGACTTTGATGGCGGCGGAGAAGCGCGATCCCTTCCTGACGCTGATCGGCTGTATCCTGAGCCTGCGGACCAAGGATGAAACGACGGCGGTGGCGGCGCCCCGCCTGTTCGCCCGCGCCGACACCCCAGCGGCGATGCTGCAACTGACGCCGGAAGAGATCGCGCGGCTGATCTATCCGGTGGGCTTCTATCGCACGAAGGCGCGCGTAGTGCTGGGCATCTGCCGCGACTTGATGGACCGATTCGGCGGTCAGGTGCCGGATCGCATCGACGATCTGCTGACGCTCAAGGGGGTCGGCCGCAAGACCGCAAACCTGGTCGTGACGGAGGCTTTCGGCTGCGCCGGAATCTGCGTCGATACGCATGTTCATCGGATCTCGAATCGCTGGGGCCTGGTCAAGACGCGCACGCCCGACCATACCGAGGCGGCCTTGCGCGAGGTCCTGCCGCGCCGTTATTGGTTGGAATACAACTCGCTGCTGGTCGCCTTCGGCCAGACGCTGTGCCAGCCGGTCTCGCCATGGTGTTCGCGCTGTCCGGTCGCGCAATGGTGTCCGCGGACCGGCGTCGTCAAATCGAGGTAA
- a CDS encoding TIGR03620 family F420-dependent LLM class oxidoreductase, translating to MEIGKLGAFCFMDAMAGPESLAFCRRVERMGYKVLWSPEAWGRETFAHGGYLLGRTDSLIYATGIANVWARDPMTMAAAAKTLAEIAPDRFILGIGVSHRSLVEDLHGHPYAKPFSYLSDYIPRMKSAFYNAVAPKVEPPLVIAALHPKSLGLAAREAQGTHTYLCLPPHTTQARTLMGPDKWVCASVTAILERDATKARARAREHLSFYANQDNYRRILIAQGFAAADFEHGGSDRLIDAVIAWGSEDKIKERIDAHLAAGANHVCLLPLRGDHVSLPDERVLEAFAPR from the coding sequence ATGGAAATCGGGAAGCTGGGTGCGTTTTGTTTCATGGATGCGATGGCTGGGCCGGAAAGCCTCGCGTTTTGCCGCCGGGTCGAGCGGATGGGCTACAAGGTCCTCTGGTCGCCGGAGGCTTGGGGGCGGGAGACCTTCGCGCATGGTGGCTACCTGCTCGGGCGCACCGACAGTCTGATTTACGCAACCGGTATTGCCAACGTCTGGGCGCGCGATCCGATGACCATGGCTGCGGCGGCCAAAACACTGGCCGAAATCGCACCCGACCGCTTCATCCTCGGTATCGGCGTGAGCCATCGCTCGTTGGTCGAAGATCTGCACGGGCACCCGTACGCCAAACCTTTCAGTTATCTGAGCGACTATATTCCGCGGATGAAATCGGCGTTCTACAACGCTGTCGCGCCGAAAGTCGAGCCGCCGCTGGTGATCGCGGCGCTGCATCCCAAATCCCTGGGCCTGGCCGCGCGCGAGGCGCAGGGCACACATACCTACCTGTGTCTTCCGCCGCATACCACGCAGGCGCGCACCCTGATGGGCCCCGATAAATGGGTTTGCGCGAGCGTGACTGCCATTCTCGAACGGGACGCCACCAAGGCGCGCGCGCGGGCCCGCGAGCATCTGAGCTTTTACGCCAACCAGGATAACTATCGCCGCATCTTGATCGCCCAGGGCTTCGCTGCGGCGGATTTCGAGCATGGCGGCAGCGATCGGCTGATTGATGCGGTGATCGCGTGGGGCAGCGAGGATAAGATCAAGGAGCGGATCGACGCTCATCTGGCGGCCGGCGCGAATCATGTCTGCCTGCTGCCGTTACGAGGCGACCATGTTTCACTGCCGGATGAGCGCGTGCTGGAAGCGTTCGCTCCGCGCTGA
- a CDS encoding NAD(P)-dependent oxidoreductase, whose product MNEEVGFIGLGAMGTPMAGNLLVGGFKLRVWNRTAAKAAALTARGATATAMAAEVAVTGGVAITMLADDDAVESVVVGEGGLAARLGAGGVHISMSTIAPATARRLARIHLEAGNIYVAAPVFGRPENAEQRQLVVCTSGPAEAKAHIRPLLEAMGRAIFDFGEEPGAANVAKLCGNFLIAAAIEAMAEAFAMAEKSGVDRAQVAEMLTKTLFAAPVYQRYGEMIASKRHLPAGFKLPLGLKDVELVLKTAGAARVPMPLAAMLRERIIAGLAQGREEMDWSALALGVLDDAGIK is encoded by the coding sequence ATGAACGAGGAAGTCGGTTTCATCGGATTGGGAGCGATGGGCACTCCGATGGCGGGCAACCTGCTCGTGGGCGGCTTCAAACTCCGCGTCTGGAATCGCACTGCGGCGAAGGCCGCGGCGTTGACGGCGCGTGGCGCGACCGCGACGGCAATGGCGGCGGAGGTCGCCGTGACGGGCGGGGTCGCGATCACGATGCTCGCCGATGACGACGCGGTCGAAAGTGTCGTGGTCGGGGAGGGCGGGCTGGCGGCCCGGTTGGGCGCGGGAGGCGTCCACATTTCTATGAGCACGATCGCGCCGGCCACTGCGCGCCGCCTGGCGCGGATTCATCTCGAGGCCGGCAATATATACGTCGCCGCGCCGGTCTTCGGCCGTCCCGAGAACGCCGAGCAGCGTCAGCTCGTGGTCTGCACGTCGGGACCCGCGGAGGCGAAGGCGCACATCCGTCCGCTCCTCGAAGCGATGGGGCGTGCGATCTTCGATTTCGGCGAGGAGCCGGGCGCGGCGAATGTCGCCAAGCTCTGCGGCAATTTCCTGATCGCGGCGGCGATCGAGGCGATGGCGGAGGCCTTCGCGATGGCCGAGAAGAGCGGGGTCGATCGCGCACAGGTCGCTGAAATGCTGACCAAGACGCTGTTCGCCGCCCCGGTCTATCAACGTTATGGCGAGATGATCGCATCGAAGCGTCATCTGCCGGCGGGCTTCAAACTGCCGCTGGGGCTGAAGGATGTCGAACTGGTGCTGAAAACCGCCGGGGCGGCGCGCGTGCCGATGCCGTTGGCGGCAATGCTGCGCGAGCGCATTATCGCCGGGCTGGCGCAGGGGCGTGAAGAGATGGACTGGTCGGCGCTCGCGCTGGGCGTGCTCGATGACGCCGGAATTAAATAA
- a CDS encoding DUF58 domain-containing protein — MLEQRAFEAEFLRKLDGLVLSATRARTRRAGRRVIGRAQGAGIEPENYREYAAGDDLRFLDWNALARLDDLTIRTFRADRHVEVSVLLDASASMGIPERDDKFGLARLLGAGLAYVAMSKNDPVRLAAFGRRASAAGLETTRFYRRQESYVELRPFVTGLAAGGETRMAAAVGTLLNERRAPGMVFVISDFLVAAADYETALADLSAAHHEVKVVHVMGTKEMAGDYPPGAYRIRDCESGATREVTLGPAAAAACRARATAHANRVRAFCASRGITYAEAFGAEAADEIILREFPRLGGLI; from the coding sequence ATGCTCGAGCAGCGCGCCTTCGAAGCGGAATTTCTGCGCAAGCTGGACGGCCTGGTCCTGAGCGCGACGCGCGCGCGCACCCGCCGCGCCGGCCGCCGCGTGATTGGCCGCGCGCAAGGCGCCGGGATCGAACCGGAAAATTATCGCGAATATGCGGCGGGCGACGATCTGCGCTTCCTCGACTGGAATGCGCTGGCCCGCCTCGACGATCTGACGATCCGCACCTTTCGTGCCGATCGCCACGTCGAGGTCAGCGTGCTGCTCGACGCCAGCGCGTCGATGGGGATTCCGGAGCGTGACGACAAGTTCGGGCTGGCGCGGCTGCTTGGCGCCGGCCTCGCTTACGTGGCGATGAGTAAAAACGATCCGGTGCGGCTGGCGGCCTTCGGCCGGCGGGCGTCGGCGGCGGGGCTCGAGACGACGCGCTTTTACCGGCGCCAGGAATCCTACGTCGAACTGCGGCCGTTCGTGACGGGCCTCGCGGCCGGCGGGGAGACAAGGATGGCCGCGGCGGTCGGCACGCTGCTCAACGAACGGCGCGCGCCGGGGATGGTCTTTGTCATCTCGGATTTTCTGGTCGCCGCGGCGGATTACGAAACTGCGCTGGCAGACTTAAGCGCGGCCCATCATGAAGTCAAAGTCGTTCATGTCATGGGCACGAAGGAGATGGCGGGCGACTATCCGCCCGGGGCCTACCGGATTCGCGATTGCGAAAGCGGCGCGACCCGCGAAGTGACCTTGGGGCCGGCCGCCGCGGCGGCCTGTCGTGCGCGGGCGACGGCTCATGCTAATCGGGTGCGCGCATTTTGCGCCAGCCGCGGGATCACCTACGCCGAGGCCTTCGGCGCGGAGGCGGCGGACGAGATTATCCTGCGCGAATTTCCGCGTCTCGGAGGACTGATCTAG
- a CDS encoding thiamine pyrophosphate-dependent dehydrogenase E1 component subunit alpha yields the protein MEELDKEFLLDLYHTMVRIRLFEERVRDLALKNEIPGFVHVSIGEEASATGVCAALRDSDRITSTHRGHGHLIAKGGRLDRMMAELYGKRGGYCKGKGGSMHIVDFALGILGANGIVGAGLPIATGSALAAVVAGRDDVTACFFGDGASNEGTFHESLNLAAVWKLPVVFICENNGFGEFTPAQTVTSVRDIAQRAQAYGIPGLIVNGNDVVEVYRYALEAAARARAGDGPTLLECKTYRWEGHVVGEQAFLGANTYREQAEIDEWKARCPLIRFRKFAETSGRIGASELKKIDEETATELEAAVAFARESPLPDAAEVTEDLYA from the coding sequence ATGGAAGAACTCGACAAGGAATTTTTGCTCGATCTTTACCACACGATGGTCCGGATCCGGCTGTTTGAGGAGCGGGTTCGCGACCTCGCCTTGAAAAACGAGATTCCGGGCTTCGTCCACGTCTCGATCGGCGAGGAAGCCAGCGCGACCGGCGTCTGCGCGGCGCTGCGCGACAGCGATCGCATAACTTCGACTCATCGCGGGCACGGCCATCTGATCGCCAAGGGCGGCCGCCTCGACCGCATGATGGCGGAGCTGTACGGCAAGCGCGGCGGCTACTGCAAGGGCAAGGGCGGCTCGATGCATATTGTCGACTTCGCCCTGGGCATCCTCGGCGCCAACGGCATCGTCGGCGCGGGACTGCCGATCGCGACAGGCTCGGCGCTCGCCGCCGTGGTCGCGGGCCGCGACGACGTCACCGCCTGCTTCTTCGGCGACGGCGCGTCCAACGAAGGGACGTTTCACGAGTCACTCAATCTGGCGGCGGTCTGGAAACTGCCGGTGGTCTTTATCTGCGAAAATAACGGCTTTGGCGAATTCACGCCCGCGCAGACCGTGACCTCGGTCCGCGACATCGCGCAGCGCGCGCAGGCTTACGGAATCCCGGGCCTGATCGTCAATGGTAACGACGTTGTCGAGGTCTATCGTTACGCCCTCGAGGCGGCCGCCCGCGCGCGCGCCGGTGACGGCCCGACCCTGCTCGAATGCAAGACCTATCGATGGGAAGGCCACGTGGTCGGCGAGCAGGCCTTTCTCGGAGCCAACACCTATCGCGAGCAGGCGGAGATCGACGAGTGGAAGGCGCGCTGCCCGCTGATTCGGTTTCGCAAGTTTGCTGAGACCTCCGGACGGATCGGCGCGTCGGAGCTCAAAAAGATCGACGAAGAGACCGCGACGGAGCTTGAAGCGGCGGTCGCCTTCGCGCGCGAAAGCCCCTTGCCGGATGCAGCGGAAGTTACCGAGGACCTCTACGCATGA
- a CDS encoding AAA family ATPase: MNETQPVNGLQTPTVADFAGTFRRIQAEVHKAIVGHEQAIEELLSAFFAGGHVLIEGVPGTGKTTLVKALGLALNLSFNRIQFTVDLMPADITGTRVILSGADGRREFAFQPGPVFAHILLGDEINRATPKTQSALLEAMAELQVTVAGVTYPLPPPYLVMATLNPLEMEGTYPLPEAQLDRFLFKVRLGYPAEDEMVKIIGSTTRTEEAVIEPVFPAAEAPAALERLKRLVREVIAAPQIERYAARMVRATQPPNAHVMGETPSTVAVDAVARYVSFGSSPRGAQALILGAKVRALLDGRANIAYDDVDRVAPAALEHRIMLNYAAHSDNVDAARIVAEVVKAVRPTRS, encoded by the coding sequence ATGAATGAAACCCAACCAGTGAATGGGCTGCAGACGCCCACGGTGGCTGATTTCGCCGGAACTTTCCGGCGCATCCAGGCTGAGGTGCACAAGGCGATCGTCGGGCACGAGCAGGCGATCGAGGAGTTGCTCAGCGCCTTTTTTGCCGGCGGCCATGTGCTGATCGAGGGCGTGCCCGGCACCGGCAAGACCACGCTGGTCAAGGCGCTCGGGCTGGCGCTCAATCTCTCGTTCAACCGCATCCAGTTCACGGTCGATCTGATGCCGGCCGATATCACGGGTACCCGCGTGATCCTGTCGGGCGCGGACGGGCGGCGCGAATTCGCCTTTCAACCGGGGCCGGTCTTTGCGCATATCCTGCTCGGCGACGAGATCAATCGCGCGACGCCGAAGACGCAATCGGCGCTGCTCGAAGCGATGGCCGAGTTGCAGGTGACGGTCGCCGGCGTGACCTATCCGCTGCCGCCGCCCTACCTGGTAATGGCGACGCTCAATCCGCTTGAAATGGAAGGCACCTATCCGCTCCCCGAGGCGCAGCTCGATCGTTTTCTCTTCAAGGTGCGGCTGGGCTATCCGGCCGAAGACGAGATGGTCAAAATTATCGGCTCGACGACGCGGACGGAGGAAGCTGTGATCGAGCCGGTGTTCCCGGCGGCCGAGGCGCCGGCGGCGCTCGAGCGGCTCAAGCGGCTGGTGCGCGAAGTGATCGCGGCGCCGCAGATCGAGCGTTACGCCGCGCGGATGGTGCGTGCGACGCAGCCGCCGAATGCGCACGTGATGGGCGAGACGCCGTCAACCGTCGCCGTCGATGCGGTCGCGCGCTACGTCAGCTTCGGCTCGAGTCCGCGCGGGGCGCAGGCGTTGATTCTGGGCGCCAAGGTGCGCGCCCTACTCGACGGCCGCGCCAATATCGCCTACGACGATGTCGATCGCGTGGCGCCGGCCGCGCTGGAGCATCGGATCATGCTCAATTACGCGGCGCACTCGGACAACGTCGATGCGGCGCGGATCGTCGCGGAAGTGGTCAAAGCGGTGCGGCCGACGCGCAGCTAA
- a CDS encoding alpha-ketoacid dehydrogenase subunit beta — protein sequence MALTTFVQAINQALFEEMERDPLTFVMGEDVVLSVFGATKGLIDKFGATRVRNTPIAEAGFVGAAVGAAMAGTRPICEVEFASFFYCAFDQVCNQAAKLRYMSGGQARLPITFRTVYGAMGGAAAQHSETVYAQFLSVPGIKIVVPSGPSDVKGLLKSAIRDDNPVIVFEHGGLGRLREEIPAGDHLVPLGKAAVKRAGDNVTVVAIGAMVPKALKVADKLAKENISVEVVDPRTLVPLDEETILTSVEKTNRAIVVDEGHLRGGAATDIAAMIGEKGFDFLDGPVRRVTSLDVPIPFSPPLEKAAIADEARIEAAIRELIGHE from the coding sequence ATGGCACTAACGACGTTCGTCCAGGCAATCAACCAGGCGCTCTTCGAAGAGATGGAGCGCGATCCCCTGACCTTTGTGATGGGTGAGGACGTGGTGCTGAGCGTCTTTGGCGCGACCAAGGGGTTGATTGATAAATTCGGCGCGACCCGAGTGCGCAACACGCCGATCGCCGAAGCGGGTTTCGTCGGCGCCGCGGTCGGCGCTGCGATGGCCGGGACGCGGCCCATCTGCGAAGTCGAGTTCGCGAGTTTTTTCTATTGCGCCTTCGATCAGGTCTGCAATCAGGCCGCCAAGCTGCGTTACATGTCGGGCGGACAGGCGCGGCTGCCGATCACTTTCCGCACCGTGTACGGCGCGATGGGCGGCGCGGCGGCGCAACATTCCGAAACCGTCTATGCGCAGTTCCTGAGCGTGCCGGGAATCAAAATCGTCGTGCCGTCGGGGCCGTCGGACGTTAAGGGGCTGCTGAAGAGCGCGATCCGCGACGATAATCCGGTCATCGTTTTCGAGCACGGCGGCCTCGGCCGCCTGCGCGAGGAGATTCCCGCGGGCGATCATCTGGTGCCGCTGGGAAAAGCCGCGGTGAAACGCGCCGGCGACAACGTCACGGTGGTCGCGATCGGCGCGATGGTGCCGAAGGCGCTCAAGGTCGCCGACAAGCTGGCCAAGGAAAATATCAGCGTTGAAGTCGTCGATCCGCGCACGCTGGTCCCGCTCGACGAAGAGACGATTCTCACCTCGGTCGAAAAGACCAATCGCGCGATCGTCGTCGACGAGGGTCATCTGCGCGGCGGCGCGGCGACCGATATCGCGGCGATGATCGGGGAGAAGGGTTTCGACTTTCTCGACGGTCCGGTGCGGCGCGTGACCTCGCTTGACGTGCCGATTCCATTCAGCCCGCCGCTCGAAAAGGCCGCGATCGCGGACGAGGCGCGCATCGAAGCGGCGATTCGTGAATTGATTGGCCATGAGTAG
- a CDS encoding M20/M25/M40 family metallo-hydrolase encodes MSLTTAIAERRRAGLSLAVLVAGMFAAGGAARGASREARPTPGPSPQSIGGLVERAPSPRPFDYSRLSTEATELLSREIRIDTTNPPGDELAAAKLIKEKFLADGIPATVWEPAPGRGIVAARLHGTGHHSAAVVLLSHLDVVPANPKEWAAPPFAGAVRDGAVWGRGAIDDKGPGVIELMAMLAIKRSGRLLDRDVIFLATGDEETGGRYGAAWLVEHEPDVFADAAYLINQGGSIMTRPNGRRYYGVAVTEKTPLWIRLTAAGVEGEGATPPAETTVTHLVAALQRVTGYRAQIRIIDPVRDYYKALAELDGGPPALRDLGRALRDDPKFALQFVATPRNNALVRDTFTPTVLHASSTINLIPGRAGAEIDGRLLPGDDAAAVVENLRKAIADNSIRCDVLLNFPAATSPRNTRLMTAIEKVAARDHAVVVPMMLADFTDSNYFRQKGLIAYGFTPIGLTSAEEKSVHGVNERMPVKELNNGIRRMVELLEAVAH; translated from the coding sequence ATGTCTTTAACTACGGCGATCGCTGAGCGTCGCCGCGCCGGGCTCAGTCTCGCGGTCCTGGTGGCCGGAATGTTCGCGGCCGGGGGGGCAGCGCGGGGGGCCTCGCGCGAGGCCAGGCCCACACCCGGTCCCAGCCCGCAATCGATCGGCGGGCTGGTCGAGCGCGCGCCGTCGCCGCGGCCGTTCGATTATTCGCGGCTGAGCACGGAGGCGACCGAACTGCTATCGCGCGAGATCCGGATCGATACGACCAACCCGCCTGGCGACGAGCTGGCGGCGGCGAAGCTGATCAAGGAAAAGTTCCTGGCCGACGGCATCCCGGCGACGGTCTGGGAGCCGGCGCCCGGCCGGGGCATAGTCGCGGCGCGCCTGCACGGCACCGGGCATCACAGTGCGGCGGTGGTGCTGTTGAGCCATCTCGACGTCGTGCCGGCCAATCCCAAGGAATGGGCGGCGCCGCCCTTTGCGGGCGCGGTTCGCGACGGCGCAGTTTGGGGCCGCGGTGCGATCGACGACAAAGGTCCGGGCGTGATCGAGCTGATGGCGATGCTTGCGATCAAGCGTTCGGGCCGACTGCTCGATCGCGACGTCATTTTCCTCGCGACCGGGGACGAGGAGACCGGTGGCCGCTACGGTGCGGCCTGGCTGGTCGAGCACGAGCCCGATGTATTTGCCGACGCGGCTTATCTGATCAATCAGGGCGGCAGCATCATGACGCGGCCCAACGGACGCCGTTACTATGGCGTGGCCGTGACGGAAAAGACCCCGCTCTGGATCCGCCTGACGGCGGCGGGTGTCGAAGGCGAAGGCGCGACGCCGCCGGCAGAAACCACGGTCACGCACCTGGTGGCGGCGCTCCAACGGGTCACCGGCTATCGCGCCCAAATTCGCATCATCGATCCGGTGCGGGACTACTACAAGGCGCTCGCGGAACTCGATGGCGGACCGCCGGCGTTGCGTGATCTGGGCCGCGCGCTGCGCGATGATCCGAAATTCGCGCTGCAGTTCGTGGCGACGCCGCGCAACAACGCCTTGGTGCGCGATACATTCACGCCCACCGTGCTTCACGCGAGTTCCACGATCAACCTCATCCCGGGCCGCGCCGGCGCGGAGATTGACGGCCGTCTGCTGCCGGGCGACGATGCGGCGGCAGTCGTCGAGAACTTGCGCAAGGCAATTGCCGATAACTCGATCCGGTGCGACGTCCTGCTGAATTTTCCGGCAGCGACGTCGCCGCGCAACACCCGGCTGATGACGGCGATCGAGAAAGTTGCCGCGCGCGATCATGCGGTGGTCGTGCCGATGATGCTCGCTGATTTTACAGATAGTAACTATTTTCGCCAGAAAGGCTTGATTGCTTATGGCTTCACGCCGATCGGGCTGACCTCGGCTGAGGAAAAAAGCGTGCACGGCGTCAACGAGCGGATGCCGGTCAAGGAGCTTAACAACGGCATCCGGCGGATGGTCGAGCTGCTCGAAGCCGTCGCACATTAG
- a CDS encoding dihydrolipoamide acetyltransferase family protein has product MAIEVTMPKFGLTMHEGTIQRFFKAAGDSVKAGEPLYEVETEKVLYEVEAPASGILAAWMHEEGAIVECGGVVALIAAPGENAAALAARPAGIASGAASRPVSAPVAVAPVGTDGRDGDDGTGAADGRRAVSPVARKLAAQLGVDLARLTGTGPGGRITREDVEQAARHPVSAIAAGTTPPGALASAAPAASSSGADNSASPSEAKPRLRSTPMRGMRRTIAARMHQSLRETAQLTITTEADVSAAVELRARLTREFDFTYTDLLIHAVARALTRHPRMNSRLADDAIISLVEVNIGMAVALDEGLIVPVIRAADRKELRTIAAETKDLGERAKAGKLKIEDVSGGTFTITNLGGFGVDVFTPILNLGETGILGVGRIVEKPAVYRGEIARRSMVALSLTFDHRIIDGAPAAAFLQTVIDVFNYGDR; this is encoded by the coding sequence ATGGCGATTGAAGTTACCATGCCCAAATTCGGCCTCACGATGCATGAGGGAACGATCCAGCGTTTTTTCAAGGCGGCAGGTGATTCGGTAAAGGCGGGCGAACCGCTTTACGAGGTCGAGACCGAAAAGGTCCTGTATGAGGTTGAAGCGCCGGCATCGGGTATCCTGGCAGCCTGGATGCACGAGGAAGGGGCGATTGTCGAATGCGGCGGTGTGGTCGCGCTGATCGCTGCGCCGGGTGAGAACGCGGCGGCGCTCGCCGCGCGACCTGCCGGTATCGCGTCAGGCGCCGCCTCGCGCCCGGTTTCTGCTCCAGTGGCGGTAGCGCCCGTCGGCACAGATGGACGCGACGGCGATGACGGTACGGGGGCTGCTGATGGCCGACGCGCGGTGAGTCCAGTGGCGCGCAAGCTGGCGGCGCAGCTTGGTGTCGACCTTGCGCGGCTGACCGGTACCGGTCCTGGCGGCCGGATCACCCGCGAAGATGTCGAGCAGGCGGCGCGTCATCCTGTCAGCGCCATCGCCGCCGGCACGACGCCTCCTGGAGCCCTCGCCAGCGCTGCGCCAGCGGCGTCGTCCAGCGGCGCGGATAATTCCGCATCCCCGAGCGAGGCCAAGCCGCGCTTGCGCAGCACCCCGATGCGCGGGATGCGCAGGACGATCGCCGCGCGGATGCATCAGAGTCTCCGCGAAACGGCGCAACTTACGATCACTACTGAAGCGGACGTAAGCGCGGCGGTCGAGCTGCGGGCACGCCTGACGCGCGAATTCGATTTCACCTACACCGACTTGCTGATTCATGCGGTTGCGCGAGCCCTCACGCGCCATCCGCGGATGAACTCGCGGCTGGCCGATGACGCGATCATTTCGCTTGTCGAGGTGAATATCGGGATGGCGGTGGCGCTCGACGAGGGCTTGATCGTGCCGGTGATTCGCGCGGCTGATCGCAAGGAGCTGCGGACGATCGCGGCTGAGACGAAGGACCTAGGCGAGCGCGCGAAAGCGGGCAAGCTTAAGATCGAGGACGTGAGCGGCGGCACCTTTACGATCACCAATCTGGGCGGTTTCGGCGTCGATGTGTTCACGCCGATCCTCAACCTTGGCGAGACCGGCATTCTTGGCGTCGGGCGGATCGTCGAGAAGCCAGCGGTCTATCGAGGCGAGATCGCGCGGCGCTCGATGGTCGCGCTGTCGCTGACGTTTGACCATCGGATCATCGATGGTGCTCCGGCCGCGGCTTTCCTGCAGACCGTTATCGATGTCTTTAACTACGGCGATCGCTGA